The sequence below is a genomic window from Fluoribacter dumoffii NY 23.
CACGGTATCATCTGGCATTAAGTTATATGAAGCTGGCTCAAGAGCACCTCACAAGAAATTTAAACAACTGTTTTACCCTGCTAGGAGATGCGCATATCGCCCTTGATTCAGCTTTGGAACTATGCAGCGATAACCCGTTGTTTTTAAATACAGCTGCCGGCTGGCATAAGCAATTTATTGATTTACTGAAACATTCAGAAGAGAAGAACACCCAAGAAAACATCAGTATTCACTTTATGTGTGCCCTCTACTATTATCATGAAGCATTAGGTTATTGCCATAAAGTTGACACTTCACTTCAAGTGATTAGAGGAAATTTAATACACTGTTACTGCCAATTTGGAGATCATCTTTATCAAAAAGGCGAACTTATCCAGGCCTATGAATTATATTCAGCTGCTCTTGAATTGGAACCTCATCACATTCATGCGCTCAAGCAAACAGGCATGTGCTTATTCAAACAAGGAATGTATCGGGAAGCAAGGATAAAATTTGCAACAATCCGTGAACAAGCCACAGACAGGCACGATAAAGCACATGCCTGGTTAAATACAGCTTCTTGTTACCGCATGGAGCGAAACTTGGATGAGGCAGAACAATCTCTTAACCAAGCGAAAAAAATAACCCCACTAGATCCTGAAATAGATAAAGAAAATGAAAAGCTGAAGCTGGCACGGGCTCAATCTTTGCTTATCGCAACCAGCACCTTTTTTGTCAAGGAGCACACACATCACACCCATAACCGGTCATTACCATCACTGGATACTTTTAAACAATCATTAACCCAAGCCAATTCAAACCGGGATACTACTGCACGCCGAACGCTATAATATTTTTTGGGTGAGCCATACAGTGGCACCCCCACAATCCGGATCGTGCATTTTATGCACTGAAATTTTCATGTTATTCTTATGCAAAATGGTTTCATATTCTTGGGTATCCAGTGAAGCATGGTATAAATTATAACCCCCATTGTCACTCCAAACTTCCCCGGCTTCAGTGCCTGAGGTAAAAACTAACAAACCTCCAGGTTTCACTAAAGAAGTAAATAATTCCAACGTGTTTCTTTGATCAGCCTGGGGTAAATGAAAAAAACTATGCCAGGCAATGACAATGTCGAATTGCTTGTCAAATTTTAGTTTGCGCATATCGGCTAAAATCCATTGAGCATCAGGAAATTTTTTTTGGCAGCAATCTATCATTTTTTTACTGGCATCAACCCCTGTTAATTCATACCCTTCTTCAATAAAAAATTTTGCAATAGGCTCACCAGTACCACAACCAATGTCTAATACTTTGCCCCCAACAGGAAAATATTTTCGGATTTCATCCAGGTAAAATTTTTCCATATTCAATTCTTTATTTCGATGGGTCTCAAACCAGTCAATTAATTCATCATATGTTTCATAAACTTTGTTCTTATCTGATTCTTTCATCGCATAAACCTTTAAAACCGAAATAAGGGTTTCAATGCCATATATCGCAACTCATTTAACCATTGCTCCCTTGGCGTCCCTCCTGGAGCTGTTGATTCAAACCAGTTATTTTTGCACCATAAGTATATATCCAGGCTTTTCATTTGGCTAAAATCATTTATTGACTGAACGAGACAATTATCTATGGGCAAAACACTTCGATACCCCTCAATCATCCATGTAAATTTCTCTGACCATGCATTAAAAGGAATGCTGCACAAGTCTAAATAGGGTTTGGCAATATCGGCTATAAACCAATGATAGACCGGTTCATCGAAATCAATAAAATGGATTTGTCGGCCATCAAACAGTACATTACCTGGACGGTGATCGCCATGAGTGAGGCCAAAATTGGATTCATTCACAGTAAGACATTTGAATCGCTGATCAAGAGTGTGGAATAAATCTCGAATTTCCTGTTCCTCATCATCAAGGTAACTTGCTGTTTCATGCCACAGATCACTCCAGCTTCTAAAATGATGGCGGTTGGCTTGATAAGTTCCAGCAGCACGATGCAATCGAGCTAATGCTTGTCCCCATAAAAAATAGGTATTTTTATCCTGATAAGAAAAATGCATGATTGTTCCTGGCACTTCTGCACATACCTGGGTTAAAAAATCAAAATTATCTTGGCGGACGGTTTCAATATAAGATCCATTTTTCGAGCTAAGTACCTGACAAACGGGCGCATCATTCAGATGCAGATGTTGTTGAAAATCAATTGCTGCGAGAAGTTCTTGTGGTTTTCGAATTTTTTCATGGGTCATGCGCAAATAAAATCCTTTACCCTCAGATTCAAAACGATAAACGCAATTGATTTGGTTATTAATCAAATGCAAATGTTTTGGATTTTCAACCCACTGCAGCGCTGCTTGAAATGCCGTTTCATCACTTATCTTTTTGAGTGTGTCAGCCCATACCATAAATTTTATCCCTATATTTTAATGATGACTATATGTGTCATAATCTCCTTCATCATTCTCTTTCTCGGGAGAAATTAACTCCTGTAATTCGGACTTAAATTTTATTATGGAACTGGATAATCTTTTATTTTGAATAATTTCAAGGCTATCACTTCCCGCTTTAACCTGTTGGCTCAGATTAGATGAGATTTTGGAAATAACAAAAACAACAGAGTTTGCAAATTGTTCCACGAATTTTGCTAAAGTGCACCAGGCTGGAGACGCGCTTCCCATTGCGGTATGAGAAAGTTCCATTAAGTTGCTATTCACCTCATTCGCTTTATCAATTTGATTATTATTTAATAAATTAACTACTGCATGGCATTGAGCAACTAAATGAGTCATTTTATCCAGCTTTACAGGATTGAGCTCATTTAATTCATTAAAATTTGCAATGACATCAAGTTGGCCTAATATTTTTTCCCCAGACTCTTGAAGATTGGGGTTACTTGTTATTGCAGCCTTAAAAGAATTATAAAGTTCTTTATATTTATCAACAGCTGCTTGTTTAAATAATTTATCTGCTTCCCGTATTTCTGCTCCTTGAGCAATTCGTGCTTTTAATTCACGATAACAATCCAAACGCGCTTCAACCCCTGAAGCATACTCACACTGAGATAAGGACTTTAGGAACTCCAACATTAACTTTTGGTTTGCCTCATCTGCATACCATGCAGTTTTATCGAATAAAACATCTGAAAGTTCTTTTTTTAAATCCCCACTTAATGAATTCAAACGTTTAAAACACTCTAATTTCTGTCTGTGCAAATCAAGAGTTTTATCCAGGTACCCATTAGGGCCTAAATACTGTTTATAGATATTTATGAGATTCGTTTGATTCTCAGGGGTCTCTTTCATTTTTCGAATTTCGCCAGACAAAGCGGGAGCTACACCTTGCAAATGAGAGGCCATTTGATTTTTGACCCGCTCAAAAGGAGAAATTGAAGCGTACTGTAGCATTGGGCTGATAACCACATCGTGATCCCGCGCCGATCCAAATTCTGTTTTAAGTTGAATCACATTCCCTATCCCAGGGGAGGGTTGACCAAAAACAGTTACAATATCTAGCGAACCACATGCCGTATAACCTGGCCGCTTGGGATCGGCTCTTTCTCCATCTTTGGTGTGATTATAAGTCTCATCTCCTCTGTATTGGGTTCCTCCTAAAGAAACATGATGAAGGGCCTGTATTTCAGGATAACTATCAGGATCATCCCACATATTGGTCTCTACACCATTATCATCGAGCCGGTTACGAGTATTGGCATCATAACCCAGAAGTGATAAATGCGGACAAGCAGCAACAAGATCCTCCCAGGTGTCTACATCCCTTATAGTTTTCCGATATAAAACATGCCAATCTTCATTGCGCTTCCTTACATCATTTGCATCCAGATGACCTGTAACTGCCTGCACAGTAATGCTTTCGCCAACAGGTTTTTCCTTTAACATCTCCTCGTTTGAGTTTTCCTCTTTTTTACTTCGAGTCACAGTAAAGTGAGTAACCAGACCACCTTTATTATATCCTGATCCGCCATTTATCCTGTTGCTGTTTCGTCTAGCTTCCCTATAACTTACGAGATCTACAGTTACATTGTCTTTATAGATAACAAAGGTTGCCATCCCTGTTGTTTGGCGCAATTGCGTGTCCCATTTGGTATGAGTTGGCATTT
It includes:
- a CDS encoding class I SAM-dependent methyltransferase; the encoded protein is MKESDKNKVYETYDELIDWFETHRNKELNMEKFYLDEIRKYFPVGGKVLDIGCGTGEPIAKFFIEEGYELTGVDASKKMIDCCQKKFPDAQWILADMRKLKFDKQFDIVIAWHSFFHLPQADQRNTLELFTSLVKPGGLLVFTSGTEAGEVWSDNGGYNLYHASLDTQEYETILHKNNMKISVHKMHDPDCGGATVWLTQKIL
- a CDS encoding tetratricopeptide repeat protein → MFDSFHSQGVEAFKQGNFIQAKKMFLQAISLNDQLPDTFFLLGKACFFSEEKKEAIPYLVRFIELTAIEKNQKDWACAFDLLGQCFAADNQDEIAITYYFAAIENDFNCVSARYHLALSYMKLAQEHLTRNLNNCFTLLGDAHIALDSALELCSDNPLFLNTAAGWHKQFIDLLKHSEEKNTQENISIHFMCALYYYHEALGYCHKVDTSLQVIRGNLIHCYCQFGDHLYQKGELIQAYELYSAALELEPHHIHALKQTGMCLFKQGMYREARIKFATIREQATDRHDKAHAWLNTASCYRMERNLDEAEQSLNQAKKITPLDPEIDKENEKLKLARAQSLLIATSTFFVKEHTHHTHNRSLPSLDTFKQSLTQANSNRDTTARRTL
- a CDS encoding phosphotransferase enzyme family protein; the encoded protein is MVWADTLKKISDETAFQAALQWVENPKHLHLINNQINCVYRFESEGKGFYLRMTHEKIRKPQELLAAIDFQQHLHLNDAPVCQVLSSKNGSYIETVRQDNFDFLTQVCAEVPGTIMHFSYQDKNTYFLWGQALARLHRAAGTYQANRHHFRSWSDLWHETASYLDDEEQEIRDLFHTLDQRFKCLTVNESNFGLTHGDHRPGNVLFDGRQIHFIDFDEPVYHWFIADIAKPYLDLCSIPFNAWSEKFTWMIEGYRSVLPIDNCLVQSINDFSQMKSLDIYLWCKNNWFESTAPGGTPREQWLNELRYMALKPLFRF